The following are from one region of the Petrotoga mobilis SJ95 genome:
- a CDS encoding carbohydrate ABC transporter permease, translated as MRKSTREKANYIFVELGLIIVSFFMFLPFILAISMSFMEPTEVFSYPPKFFPSSINFKNYIAAMDLVPMGRMLFNSLLVASFTTLGKLITGTLAAYAFSSFRFKGKNILFSTLFVTLFLPAETVMILPLFMLMSNLGWVNTYWALIIPFTASATNTFLFRQHFMTIPRSLEDAAKIDGASAMQYFFKVLIPLSGPMIAGATIINFVYAWNMYLWPLIVTMQDNMRTVQVGVKMMISGESSNNWGVIMAGTLLAALPTLIIFFLLQDLFVKSLVSSGLKE; from the coding sequence ATGAGGAAATCTACCAGAGAAAAAGCGAATTATATTTTTGTGGAATTAGGGTTAATAATTGTATCATTTTTCATGTTTTTACCTTTTATACTGGCAATTTCCATGAGTTTTATGGAACCAACGGAGGTTTTTTCTTATCCACCTAAGTTTTTTCCTTCGAGTATCAATTTTAAAAATTACATAGCGGCGATGGACCTCGTTCCAATGGGCAGAATGTTGTTTAATTCATTGCTTGTGGCTTCATTTACAACATTAGGAAAGTTAATAACAGGGACATTGGCTGCTTATGCCTTTTCTTCTTTTCGATTTAAAGGAAAGAACATATTGTTTTCCACCCTCTTTGTAACTTTATTTTTGCCTGCTGAAACTGTAATGATTTTACCTTTGTTTATGCTGATGTCAAATCTTGGTTGGGTTAACACTTACTGGGCATTGATAATACCTTTTACCGCGTCTGCCACCAACACCTTTCTATTTAGGCAACATTTTATGACAATCCCTCGCTCTTTAGAGGATGCAGCAAAAATAGATGGTGCTTCAGCTATGCAATATTTTTTCAAGGTGCTTATACCCTTATCTGGACCAATGATCGCTGGAGCGACTATTATTAATTTTGTTTATGCATGGAATATGTATCTTTGGCCTTTGATAGTTACCATGCAAGACAACATGAGGACGGTACAGGTTGGTGTGAAGATGATGATCTCAGGAGAGTCCAGTAACAATTGGGGTGTAATAATGGCAGGGACACTGTTAGCTGCTTTACCTACTCTTATTATATTTTTTCTACTTCAAGATTTGTTTGTAAAAAGTTTGGTTAGTAGTGGACTTAAAGAGTAA